The Perca flavescens isolate YP-PL-M2 chromosome 23, PFLA_1.0, whole genome shotgun sequence genome has a window encoding:
- the zbed4 gene encoding zinc finger BED domain-containing protein 4 isoform X1, with the protein MDGEEEVSHKREDTVSEPNGSMESKKREAKGTCLKIEGQDGYVFKSYSINPHDTVDAKSPACSSITLDKDSPPSSPQDDKPLESDKASETDPASPTLSNKCLNTDTEGNMENENYENGSEASQHIKEETGDANGMDEDTQDDERIGFGSSVGPFVTRDGEEYSNLLSGYTSTLYDVAMDAVTQSLLSSMRSNTNPRKKSPAWNHFCISPRDSTKAICLYCMKEFSRGKNEKDLSTSCLMRHVRRAHPTVLLQDGADASSNNLTGSLASSLIPPSPNSPKNGDLTNSVISSASKNTSPSTSSAENSDLTSKEVLPKVEPKLELYANNTDAICSTLSSSHSNDNNLEDMSDGGPERLPGTPKSSSSRRRSAVWKHFYLSPADNSKAVCIHCMNEFSRGKNGKDLGTSCLIRHMWRAHKEVVIEENGQGNHIPPPYTNPPSLLSRTHLHDPLEVKKESPLLPSSPETISDELPQSMGESMDIKEESDEVMHLSGQESSLNLSFKTQGEDTPLTSSPCDLSEGPSLNQDHSVFQQNKKIMKRVKSEVWHHFIVSPVDQLKALCRYCPCVISRGKRGDFGTSCLMRHLMRRHPDVLKNQKSTDEKESSPHPYANLAATDAVSTKETESPASEKKPQTLPVFSKKTSKLWNHFSISPTDPTKVVCLHCGRTISRGKKTTNLGTSCLFRHMQRFHGHVLESNNTISGDVPSAEIHVKQELMDTSVYETEPSRERFDECHPVAKRITKLLAEMLALDLQPSAMVENAGLNRLLEYLQPQYSLPPSSYFTSTAIPDMYERVKDVVLTHLKEAEGGVVHFTTSIWVSSQTREYLTLTAHWATYESSVRPQGQDFHCSALLSVSQIDCDHDMHDIPKQLEYLWDSWITSSGLKKGFTVTDNTTIRNTLEDHGHVTMQCFGHTIDLIVSEAIKSQRMVQNLLSIARKICERVHRSAKAKEKLAELQRVHQLPENQLIQDVPSKWRTSFFMLERLVEQKKAIDEMSIECNFREMISCDQWEVMLSVCNALKPFEVACREMSNRTATLGQVIPLIHILNRKIDLLFDETVGIDNMLKSLKEAMVSKMSATLHDPRNTWATMLDPRYKTSLFTEEEAEQCKHDLIRELDSSSTASVVAQPPLPNGCNEAPLLSNASHPNKDNLWSLMADIRQKIKPEEKPKSSELAVLEYLEEDILDQSCDPLDYWNLKKFLWPDLAKVAARYVGCPPSIVPAETLFSTASVNCALNQPRPLLENMEGLLFLKVNLPLIYFQY; encoded by the coding sequence ATGgatggggaggaggaggtgtctCACAAGCGTGAGGATACGGTCAGTGAACCTAATGGCTCCatggaaagtaaaaaaagagagGCCAAAGGGACCTGCCTAAAAATTGAGGGTCAGGATGGCTATGTGTTCAAATCCTACAGCATTAACCCTCATGACACTGTGGATGCAAAGTCCCCTGCTTGTTCCTCGATAACACTGGATAAAGACTCTCCCCCTTCCTCTCCTCAGGATGACAAACCGTTGGAGTCGGACAAAGCGAGTGAGACTGACCCAGCTTCCCCCACCCTTTCAAACAAATGCCTAAACACTGATACGGAGGGAAATATGGAGAATGAAAATTATGAAAATGGCAGCGAAGCAAGTCAACATATCAAAGAGGAGACTGGGGATGCAAACGGAATGGATGAGGATACCCAGGACGATGAAAGAATAGGATTTGGTAGCTCTGTTGGCCCTTTTGTAACTCGAGACGGTGAGGAGTATAGTAATTTACTAAGTGGATACACAAGCACCCTTTATGATGTTGCCATGGATGCTGTCACTCAGAGCCTTCTGTCATCTATGAGGAGTAACACCAATCCAAGGAAAAAATCTCCTGCGTGGAATCATTTCTGCATATCACCACGAGACAGTACCAAAGCAATCTGTTTATACTGCATGAAAGAGTTCAGCCGGGGTAAGAACGAGAAAGACCTCAGTACAAGTTGTTTAATGAGGCACGTACGAAGGGCTCACCCCACTGTGCTTTTACAAGACGGAGCAGACGCATCCTCAAACAATCTGACTGGCTCCCTCGCCTCATCTTTGATACCTCCATCCCCAAACTCACCAAAAAACGGAGACTTGACCAACAGCGTCATTTCTTCTGCCTCAAAGAACACTTCACCGTCCACTTCCTCAGCTGAAAATTCAGATCTTACATCCAAAGAAGTGTTACCCAAAGTTGAACCAAAACTAGAACTGTATGCCAACAACACTGACGCCATTTGCAGCACGCTCTCCTCCTCACATTCCAATGACAACAATCTTGAAGATATGTCAGACGGTGGGCCTGAGCGCCTCCCTGGGACCCCAAAAAGCTCAAGTTCCCGCCGGAGGTCCGCTGTATGGAAACACTTCTACCTGTCACCTGCTGACAATTCCAAAGCAGTATGTATCCATTGCATGAATGAATTCAGCAGGGGTAAAAATGGGAAGGATCTAGGGACGAGCTGTCTTATTCGCCATATGTGGAGGGCCCACAAAGAGGTTGTCATTGAGGAAAATGGACAGGGCAATCACATTCCCCCGCCCTATACAAACCCGCCTTCACTACTGTCCCGCACTCATCTACACGATCCACTGGAAGTAAAAAAAGAATCGCCCCTTCTTCCATCCTCACCAGAAACCATATCAGATGAGTTACCCCAAAGCATGGGGGAAAGCATGGATATAAAAGAGGAATCTGATGAGGTGATGCATCTCTCAGGGCAGGAATCCTCTCTCAATCTCTCCTTCAAAACCCAGGGGGAGGATACACCCCTAACTTCCTCGCCATGCGACCTCTCTGAGGGCCCCAGCCTCAACCAGGATCATTCAGTTTTCCAGCAAAACAAGAAGATCATGAAACGGGTGAAATCTGAAGTGTGGCACCATTTCATAGTGTCCCCAGTGGACCAGTTGAAAGCACTGTGCCGTTACTGTCCGTGTGTCATCAGTCGAGGGAAACGCGGCGACTTTGGTACAAGCTGTCTGATGAGGCATCTGATGAGACGCCACCCAGACGTCCTCAAAAACCAAAAAAGCACAGATGAGAAGGAATCCTCCCCTCATCCTTACGCCAATCTCGCCGCAACGGACGCAGTTTCAACCAAAGAAACTGAGAGCCCAGCCAGCGAGAAAAAGCCCCAAACACTGCCCGTTTTCAGTAAAAAGACGTCAAAACTGTGGAACCATTTCTCCATTTCGCCCACTGACCCCACAAAGGTGGTTTGTTTGCACTGTGGCCGCACAATAAGCAGAGGCAAAAAGACTACAAACCTTGGCACAAGCTGCCTCTTCAGGCACATGCAGAGGTTTCATGGACATGTTCTTGAAAGTAACAATACTATCTCAGGTGATGTGCCGTCTGCTGAAATTCACGTTAAACAAGAGCTCATGGACACTTCCGTTTATGAAACGGAACCGAGCCGTGAGAGGTTTGATGAATGCCACCCGGTTGCCAAAAGAATCACCAAACTACTCGCAGAAATGCTCGCACTGGATCTTCAGCCATCAGCTATGGTGGAGAATGCTGGACTCAATAGACTGCTAGAGTACCTCCAGCCTCAGTATTCTCTACCACCTTCTTCCTACTTTACCAGCACTGCCATACCAGACATGTACGAACGGGTGAAGGACGTTGTGCTGACCCACCTGAAAGAGGCTGAAGGCGGCGTTGTCCACTTCACAACGAGCATTTGGGTCAGCAGCCAGACAAGGGAATACCTGACCCTCACTGCCCACTGGGCAACGTACGAGTCAAGTGTCAGGCCCCAGGGTCAGGACTTCCACTGCTCTGCTCTCCTAAGTGTCTCGCAAATAGACTGTGATCACGATATGCATGACATCCCAAAGCAGCTGGAGTATCTGTGGGATTCCTGGATCACCTCATCAGGGCTGAAAAAGGGGTTCACTGTAACCGATAACACCACCATCAGAAACACTTTGGAGGACCACGGCCATGTCACCATGCAGTGTTTTGGACACACTATAGACCTCATTGTTAGCGAAGCCATAAAGAGCCAGAGAATGGTTCAGAACCTTCTGAGCATCGCACGCAAGATCTGTGAACGCGTGCACCGCTCGGCAAAGGCCAAGGAGAAGCTGGCCGAGCTCCAGAGGGTGCACCAGCTGCCCGAGAACCAACTCATTCAGGACGTTCCTTCCAAATGGAGGACCTCCTTTTTCATGCTGGAGCGGCTGGTGGAACAGAAGAAGGCCATCGACGAGATGTCGATCGAGTGCAATTTCAGGGAAATGATCAGCTGCGATCAGTGGGAGGTGATGCTGTCGGTCTGCAATGCACTGAAACCGTTCGAAGTCGCCTGCAGGGAGATGAGCAACCGCACTGCCACTCTGGGACAAGTGATACCACTCATTCACATCCTCAACAGAAAGATAGACCTGCTGTTTGATGAAACCGTGGGCATAGACAACATGCTCAAGTCCCTAAAGGAAGCCATGGTGAGCAAAATGTCGGCCACTCTGCACGACCCGCGAAACACCTGGGCGACCATGCTGGACCCACGATACAAGACGTCGCTGTTCACCGAGGAAGAAGCCGAGCAATGCAAACACGACCTGATCCGGGAGCTGGACTCGTCCTCGACCGCCTCCGTCGTAGCTCAGCCTCCGCTGCCCAATGGCTGCAACGAGGCCCCCTTGTTGTCCAACGCCTCCCACCCAAACAAGGACAACCTCTGGTCCCTCATGGCCGACATCCGACAAAAGATAAAACCCGAGGAGAAGCCAAAGTCCTCAGAGCTGGCAGTGCTGGAGTACCTCGAGGAAGACATACTTGATCAAAGCTGTGACCCCCTCGACTATTGGAACCTGAAAAAGTTCCTGTGGCCCGATCTTGCCAAAGTAGCCGCCCGTTACGTGGGCTGCCCTCCCAGCATCGTCCCAGCAGAGACACTGTTCAGCACAGCGAGTGTCAACTGTGCCCTAAATCAGCCCAGGCCTTTACTGGAAAACATGGAGGGTCTACTGTTCCTCAAAGTCAACCTCcctttgatttattttcagtACTGA
- the zbed4 gene encoding zinc finger BED domain-containing protein 4 isoform X2: MDGEEEVSHKREDTDDKPLESDKASETDPASPTLSNKCLNTDTEGNMENENYENGSEASQHIKEETGDANGMDEDTQDDERIGFGSSVGPFVTRDGEEYSNLLSGYTSTLYDVAMDAVTQSLLSSMRSNTNPRKKSPAWNHFCISPRDSTKAICLYCMKEFSRGKNEKDLSTSCLMRHVRRAHPTVLLQDGADASSNNLTGSLASSLIPPSPNSPKNGDLTNSVISSASKNTSPSTSSAENSDLTSKEVLPKVEPKLELYANNTDAICSTLSSSHSNDNNLEDMSDGGPERLPGTPKSSSSRRRSAVWKHFYLSPADNSKAVCIHCMNEFSRGKNGKDLGTSCLIRHMWRAHKEVVIEENGQGNHIPPPYTNPPSLLSRTHLHDPLEVKKESPLLPSSPETISDELPQSMGESMDIKEESDEVMHLSGQESSLNLSFKTQGEDTPLTSSPCDLSEGPSLNQDHSVFQQNKKIMKRVKSEVWHHFIVSPVDQLKALCRYCPCVISRGKRGDFGTSCLMRHLMRRHPDVLKNQKSTDEKESSPHPYANLAATDAVSTKETESPASEKKPQTLPVFSKKTSKLWNHFSISPTDPTKVVCLHCGRTISRGKKTTNLGTSCLFRHMQRFHGHVLESNNTISGDVPSAEIHVKQELMDTSVYETEPSRERFDECHPVAKRITKLLAEMLALDLQPSAMVENAGLNRLLEYLQPQYSLPPSSYFTSTAIPDMYERVKDVVLTHLKEAEGGVVHFTTSIWVSSQTREYLTLTAHWATYESSVRPQGQDFHCSALLSVSQIDCDHDMHDIPKQLEYLWDSWITSSGLKKGFTVTDNTTIRNTLEDHGHVTMQCFGHTIDLIVSEAIKSQRMVQNLLSIARKICERVHRSAKAKEKLAELQRVHQLPENQLIQDVPSKWRTSFFMLERLVEQKKAIDEMSIECNFREMISCDQWEVMLSVCNALKPFEVACREMSNRTATLGQVIPLIHILNRKIDLLFDETVGIDNMLKSLKEAMVSKMSATLHDPRNTWATMLDPRYKTSLFTEEEAEQCKHDLIRELDSSSTASVVAQPPLPNGCNEAPLLSNASHPNKDNLWSLMADIRQKIKPEEKPKSSELAVLEYLEEDILDQSCDPLDYWNLKKFLWPDLAKVAARYVGCPPSIVPAETLFSTASVNCALNQPRPLLENMEGLLFLKVNLPLIYFQY; the protein is encoded by the exons ATGgatggggaggaggaggtgtctCACAAGCGTGAGGATACG GATGACAAACCGTTGGAGTCGGACAAAGCGAGTGAGACTGACCCAGCTTCCCCCACCCTTTCAAACAAATGCCTAAACACTGATACGGAGGGAAATATGGAGAATGAAAATTATGAAAATGGCAGCGAAGCAAGTCAACATATCAAAGAGGAGACTGGGGATGCAAACGGAATGGATGAGGATACCCAGGACGATGAAAGAATAGGATTTGGTAGCTCTGTTGGCCCTTTTGTAACTCGAGACGGTGAGGAGTATAGTAATTTACTAAGTGGATACACAAGCACCCTTTATGATGTTGCCATGGATGCTGTCACTCAGAGCCTTCTGTCATCTATGAGGAGTAACACCAATCCAAGGAAAAAATCTCCTGCGTGGAATCATTTCTGCATATCACCACGAGACAGTACCAAAGCAATCTGTTTATACTGCATGAAAGAGTTCAGCCGGGGTAAGAACGAGAAAGACCTCAGTACAAGTTGTTTAATGAGGCACGTACGAAGGGCTCACCCCACTGTGCTTTTACAAGACGGAGCAGACGCATCCTCAAACAATCTGACTGGCTCCCTCGCCTCATCTTTGATACCTCCATCCCCAAACTCACCAAAAAACGGAGACTTGACCAACAGCGTCATTTCTTCTGCCTCAAAGAACACTTCACCGTCCACTTCCTCAGCTGAAAATTCAGATCTTACATCCAAAGAAGTGTTACCCAAAGTTGAACCAAAACTAGAACTGTATGCCAACAACACTGACGCCATTTGCAGCACGCTCTCCTCCTCACATTCCAATGACAACAATCTTGAAGATATGTCAGACGGTGGGCCTGAGCGCCTCCCTGGGACCCCAAAAAGCTCAAGTTCCCGCCGGAGGTCCGCTGTATGGAAACACTTCTACCTGTCACCTGCTGACAATTCCAAAGCAGTATGTATCCATTGCATGAATGAATTCAGCAGGGGTAAAAATGGGAAGGATCTAGGGACGAGCTGTCTTATTCGCCATATGTGGAGGGCCCACAAAGAGGTTGTCATTGAGGAAAATGGACAGGGCAATCACATTCCCCCGCCCTATACAAACCCGCCTTCACTACTGTCCCGCACTCATCTACACGATCCACTGGAAGTAAAAAAAGAATCGCCCCTTCTTCCATCCTCACCAGAAACCATATCAGATGAGTTACCCCAAAGCATGGGGGAAAGCATGGATATAAAAGAGGAATCTGATGAGGTGATGCATCTCTCAGGGCAGGAATCCTCTCTCAATCTCTCCTTCAAAACCCAGGGGGAGGATACACCCCTAACTTCCTCGCCATGCGACCTCTCTGAGGGCCCCAGCCTCAACCAGGATCATTCAGTTTTCCAGCAAAACAAGAAGATCATGAAACGGGTGAAATCTGAAGTGTGGCACCATTTCATAGTGTCCCCAGTGGACCAGTTGAAAGCACTGTGCCGTTACTGTCCGTGTGTCATCAGTCGAGGGAAACGCGGCGACTTTGGTACAAGCTGTCTGATGAGGCATCTGATGAGACGCCACCCAGACGTCCTCAAAAACCAAAAAAGCACAGATGAGAAGGAATCCTCCCCTCATCCTTACGCCAATCTCGCCGCAACGGACGCAGTTTCAACCAAAGAAACTGAGAGCCCAGCCAGCGAGAAAAAGCCCCAAACACTGCCCGTTTTCAGTAAAAAGACGTCAAAACTGTGGAACCATTTCTCCATTTCGCCCACTGACCCCACAAAGGTGGTTTGTTTGCACTGTGGCCGCACAATAAGCAGAGGCAAAAAGACTACAAACCTTGGCACAAGCTGCCTCTTCAGGCACATGCAGAGGTTTCATGGACATGTTCTTGAAAGTAACAATACTATCTCAGGTGATGTGCCGTCTGCTGAAATTCACGTTAAACAAGAGCTCATGGACACTTCCGTTTATGAAACGGAACCGAGCCGTGAGAGGTTTGATGAATGCCACCCGGTTGCCAAAAGAATCACCAAACTACTCGCAGAAATGCTCGCACTGGATCTTCAGCCATCAGCTATGGTGGAGAATGCTGGACTCAATAGACTGCTAGAGTACCTCCAGCCTCAGTATTCTCTACCACCTTCTTCCTACTTTACCAGCACTGCCATACCAGACATGTACGAACGGGTGAAGGACGTTGTGCTGACCCACCTGAAAGAGGCTGAAGGCGGCGTTGTCCACTTCACAACGAGCATTTGGGTCAGCAGCCAGACAAGGGAATACCTGACCCTCACTGCCCACTGGGCAACGTACGAGTCAAGTGTCAGGCCCCAGGGTCAGGACTTCCACTGCTCTGCTCTCCTAAGTGTCTCGCAAATAGACTGTGATCACGATATGCATGACATCCCAAAGCAGCTGGAGTATCTGTGGGATTCCTGGATCACCTCATCAGGGCTGAAAAAGGGGTTCACTGTAACCGATAACACCACCATCAGAAACACTTTGGAGGACCACGGCCATGTCACCATGCAGTGTTTTGGACACACTATAGACCTCATTGTTAGCGAAGCCATAAAGAGCCAGAGAATGGTTCAGAACCTTCTGAGCATCGCACGCAAGATCTGTGAACGCGTGCACCGCTCGGCAAAGGCCAAGGAGAAGCTGGCCGAGCTCCAGAGGGTGCACCAGCTGCCCGAGAACCAACTCATTCAGGACGTTCCTTCCAAATGGAGGACCTCCTTTTTCATGCTGGAGCGGCTGGTGGAACAGAAGAAGGCCATCGACGAGATGTCGATCGAGTGCAATTTCAGGGAAATGATCAGCTGCGATCAGTGGGAGGTGATGCTGTCGGTCTGCAATGCACTGAAACCGTTCGAAGTCGCCTGCAGGGAGATGAGCAACCGCACTGCCACTCTGGGACAAGTGATACCACTCATTCACATCCTCAACAGAAAGATAGACCTGCTGTTTGATGAAACCGTGGGCATAGACAACATGCTCAAGTCCCTAAAGGAAGCCATGGTGAGCAAAATGTCGGCCACTCTGCACGACCCGCGAAACACCTGGGCGACCATGCTGGACCCACGATACAAGACGTCGCTGTTCACCGAGGAAGAAGCCGAGCAATGCAAACACGACCTGATCCGGGAGCTGGACTCGTCCTCGACCGCCTCCGTCGTAGCTCAGCCTCCGCTGCCCAATGGCTGCAACGAGGCCCCCTTGTTGTCCAACGCCTCCCACCCAAACAAGGACAACCTCTGGTCCCTCATGGCCGACATCCGACAAAAGATAAAACCCGAGGAGAAGCCAAAGTCCTCAGAGCTGGCAGTGCTGGAGTACCTCGAGGAAGACATACTTGATCAAAGCTGTGACCCCCTCGACTATTGGAACCTGAAAAAGTTCCTGTGGCCCGATCTTGCCAAAGTAGCCGCCCGTTACGTGGGCTGCCCTCCCAGCATCGTCCCAGCAGAGACACTGTTCAGCACAGCGAGTGTCAACTGTGCCCTAAATCAGCCCAGGCCTTTACTGGAAAACATGGAGGGTCTACTGTTCCTCAAAGTCAACCTCcctttgatttattttcagtACTGA